In Magallana gigas chromosome 1, xbMagGiga1.1, whole genome shotgun sequence, the sequence tatcgcGAACAAGATGGGAATggttaaaaactgtttatagagggtaaaatacttaaacaataagtggttgggacttacaaatcacttagACATATCCATTgtcaagatatcagtgttttAGACATCAAAGTTAAACtgtataatttatatacaaCTAGTAAGTTATTCACAATTTTGCCCAAAAcgttcatgatttttttggaTTTCAGTGCTGCAGGTcccattgaaaacaaaaaacaaaaaaacaaacaaatgtcTGTCATTTATAATTCCCTTGATGATTTGTGTTCACAGATGGAGGTTCAGACGACCTCAAAAAGCTTCGGCAAGAAGAGAAGGGAGCGCTACTCCTGTAGTTTCTGCGGGAAGCTGTACCTGACCAAACAAGGGCTAGAACTCCACCGTCCCTCACACATGGGCATCAAACCGTTCATCTGTAGCTACTGCAACAAAGGCTTCTCCCAGAACGGAGTTCTCAAGGTGAGGCTGTCCAAAGTTAATTCTACGTTAAACGTAACACACTCTCGTAGGTTTAGGAGAAATTGTGTTgtagaaaaaaacaaataaattcttattttaatttgatcttttccCAGTTTGATTGTTCTAACATACTGCAATATGTAGAAGTTTGAAATGTTTAGAgcttataatattatattatggaCTTTTTATACTGGATACTCAATTAGATTgtcagaaaaaatcattatcaaaGAGATAGCCTACATGTATCTTGAATACACACTGTATTTGTATTAATGTGAATGGTTTAAAAcatttgtgtgaaaatattgtttgttttaattttatgtttgaaaagtACAGTTCTAAATTCCTATTAACGAATCTTGTTTTTCCTAAAAGCATTTGTTTCAAGCCTAGTTACTCTATCATCTCAACAAATGGAAAAGCGTTAATGTTGAGAGCGGTTTCATAATCTGTCAATCAATCTATATCTGGTTGATTGAATAATCAGTGACAATTTCaccaaatattaaaacaatctttattttttttaccaaaagttCTCTCTTCATATATTAACTAACAGAGCAGGCATGAATTAATAATACAACTATTATCAACTCACTGGACCTCTAAGAAAGCCATAAAAAAGAAGGAAATTgtaattatttcttttgttaCCTGTTCAATTCAACATCCATCAgtacttttcaattttttttgacaCCTGTGTAATAGATGAATGTTTATTGGtacttataattatattttacaccTGTATTTTAGACCTGTcgaatattttataaaatttggcACCTCTTTTGTTTTTCAGGTACACATGCGAACACACACGGGAGAAAAGCCTTACAGCTGTGACATGTGTGGCAAAGATTTCAGCTGCATGTTTTATCTCAAATCTCACGAGCGCACTCACACCAACTCGAAACCGTTCAAGTGTCAGCACTGTGGGAGACATTTTACTCAGCTCTCATCGCTACAAACTCACCTCAAGAAGAACTGTAAAGAGCTCTATATATGATCATTCTGTAGACATTTTGACTTCGATTAAGTTCCAACATAGTgccatataaatatatatcatcaaCATTTTACACATGCTTGCAAATACGTATATGTGAGTACATTTAACATTAGATGTTACATagctttttatatacattaattttttaagtagaaaaaaaaatacatatacattgtagttGCATTATTTTGTTAGAAATTTAATTGCATGCACTATAAGCTTTAAGGATAGAGTATtcagaataatttttataatgtttgaAAGTATAATGGAAAACAATGAATGAATATTTCagtgtatttaaaataattgaagtCTTCCCAATTTCGGCATATTTGTTGTAAGTTGacaaaaaaaagaggaaattgGAATGGACATTTTCCTAAATCTTAGAGAAATATTCTAGTCTCCTGGTCAGTTAGCGTATTAGAAATTGACAGTATATTTGAAGCTATGGTGGAGCCTTAGGTCTTTCTGTATATCaagttgttttaaaatgctGTTGTGTGTTTTAACAGCTAGTTATATAAtcattttggtttttatttgattttttttttttagagattaaGTATATGTtgtaaatcaacttttattaGCGACAgattaattttgcaatttacatGAGACCGATTTTTGCAATATAAATATAGGATATCTGGGAAATGCAGACATTTGAAGACTGGTTTAACACGAAAAATTTTCCTGACCGTGAAGCTCTTGCAAACCTAGCAAAAATTtctaacacccccccccccccccccccaaagaaaaAGTTGATTTACATAACATATTTGACactaaaaaaattgtatcatcCAATCAGACAAATGGGGATGATTTTGAACCATTCTTATTATCGGTTGCTGTTGATGTTTTTGAATGTGTTACTTTTCTTATAGATTTATAATAATGAGACTGTTATATGCTTTAAGTAACTTTATTGTATCACTTGAGTGGGGGTTTTTTCACTGCACTTTAACATGCAATTTAAAACTGATCAATAGTAGTTTGATAAGATTAATcaatatgaatttgaaaatacataCCTGGTAATTATACCCATTCACTTACATCTGAATCTGAGTTTTAAAAAGGATTGtccatatatattatatttattttaagggTCTtcccctaaccccccccccccccctttgaaaaAAGTCAAAGGAAGCATAAAAGTAGAAGAATTATCATATTACCTTGCCGtccaaaaatatgtaatatattgGTCCTACATTAATCACTGAAAATCTTGCCCTGGGACTTTGTTCCTTTGTTCATTCCACTGAAAACAAAGAGGGCCCctcaaatgtatatatataaaagtgttagtatgcaagataaatattttttatttcttttcaaaaaaatattgttgagcATTAAATTTAAGATGCctagttacatgtacttgatttaatAACACTGGTATCCTGGAAAATCtatatgtttcaaaattgtCTAAGAGTCAAAGGCTGTCATTGGGATGAATACGGTCTTTaagtttgtttataaaatgttgttactattataatcaatttttgAGTATATGTTTCAACTCAATCTAGAATTGTTGATGGAAACTGGTTTGAAATGAAAAGTATTTggtatatgttttgtttttgattttgtatgtgtatgtaacagctgttttattttaagatttCATCATTATCATTGTTGTCATCATtgtcatcatcttcatcatcatcatcatcatgtcAACATTCTCCTCATCCTCATAACATGAACCATCAGGACCATCCTTACTTTCTCTTTAGATTAGTAATATGCATGTCACTAGTCATTAAGTATTATATGTTGAGAATAAAATTGctttatgatatttataatcaggattttgttttttagctcacctgagctgaaggCACATGTGAGTTTATCTGATCAAAAAGTGTCCATTGACTGTCGTCGTCTTTGTTGTctttgtaaacttttaacattttcatcttcttctccagaaccactaggcagatttcaaccaaactctGCACAAAGCCTCACCGGGCAATGagatttaagtttgatcaaatgaagggccactgactctttaaaaggaaataattttaaatttttggtatttttcaaaaattttcctCCCAAAAACAATTTGTCCGAAAATCTGtattttgtgtggaagcatcctcaggtagtgtaaatttaagtttgttaaaatcttaaaatcatggtccccgggagtagggtggggccacgatGGGGGGTCAAATTCTACTTACATGtagggatacatgtatattgaaaaattttagTTACAGAGTTTTGAAGACACACATTTCTTGGCTTCagtgaattttataaaaaaaaaaaaaaaaaaaaattatcctgtCCACCTTCATCCGCAAAGACCTCGGACAACCACTGCCCAACAATGCTCGGAGAGCTACACGCATTTTAGAAAATAAGATCCCCCAGTATTAATTCTCATGAAAACGGATGCAGAATTACTTTCTCATCAGCTCAAAGTGATAGTGCTAAATGTAAAAGCCTACCATATACTTACAGAGTGACTACAACGCATCGCACGGTGTCTGATTTTATCAGCGAATGCTTACAATGCAAAATACATAAACGGGTTAATCAGCGCACTCATGCAGTTACTCAAACAAAATCAATGTGCTGTATTTGCGTGATAGCCCATGGGGATCAATGTAATTTAACACTGTGCTGGTTAAATAAaagcagattttaaaaaattcatacagGTTATTTGCAGAATACAGACAACTCCCTATAGAAAGTAATTATATAACGAGTTTTCAAAAGTGTATTAATCAAACGGTAAGATTTTAATTACCTTTCAAAAGTATTGTAATGAGAAAAAATAGTatatcattgtttatatatacatgtatttattatttcattaatttatcttataaatagtttttttttgtaagataATTACCACAGAGGAATTTAAAACTATACTGGactttgttataattttatttgaatttaaattctccagaaactttaaaaatggatactattctatatatatatatatatatatatatatatatatatatatatatatatatatatatatatatatatatttcttatttgaAATTTGAGGCATCAAGATCTGATAAGGATTTTTTTAACAACCGGGCTCCATAATTCCCGCCAGTGTAGGAGATTTGCCATAATTATCATGAACgaaaactattttcttttttaattatcttgTAAAAATATTCTCATCGATAAAAGACTTTTGGGCAAATAATTGAATATCTAACAAACCGTGCGACAGTAGATGGGTGCAAAATGTCACTAACTTCAATAAATGGTGCGAAACCAAAGTGCAAAtcttaaaatgtttgaatagtATATAGATGTGTATAGTTATGTAACAGAGAAACAAATGGAACTAAGTCTTAGCGCAAAACGAGTAATGTCTGATACTGTATTCAGGGAAAGGTTTATTTTCGCCCCTCTCACCTTCGTTGTCCGTGGACGAATATAAGACTTGGCGAATTCCATTCTCGcaaataatatcttttttaacACAACTgcatctgggcgaattcaagggGGGCGAAACCGATTGCaagcgaaaataacacggggcgaaaataaccttGCATACAGTAATCTTTTAATCAAtaatatagaaataaatatttaaattaaggtCTTAAAAACATGCAGTCAGAGCCATTCAACGATAAAAATGTGTATCGCGGTGGCACTGGCATGTGTAGAGGACGACGCATGCGTA encodes:
- the LOC105328155 gene encoding zinc finger protein 239, which produces MIDCPETGNGRGEGRMEVQTTSKSFGKKRRERYSCSFCGKLYLTKQGLELHRPSHMGIKPFICSYCNKGFSQNGVLKVHMRTHTGEKPYSCDMCGKDFSCMFYLKSHERTHTNSKPFKCQHCGRHFTQLSSLQTHLKKNCKELYI